One Salvia splendens isolate huo1 chromosome 22, SspV2, whole genome shotgun sequence DNA segment encodes these proteins:
- the LOC121786069 gene encoding agamous-like MADS-box protein AGL65: MGRVKLKIQRLETLNSRQVTYGKRRAGILKKAQEISVLCDIPIVLIMFSPSGKPSIFCGQRSNIDEMIAKYAQLTPKERAKRRLESLETLKRNFKKLDQDVDIEEFLDTSTPSIEEMQNRVMSLQLQLDEARERVRWWSNPDTIEDVEHLNQMEDSLRESLNRTQVTKEKIFKEPLIQFDCTSQVCGDFGRVYEQELPKPQFPNAMPFPLATTSDQDCTNQSWLPGGEAQHMMLPGEPQFLGSRDMECSRDASFPTCSGYFADVKEQELENSRQMKTERLEEGLTVDDYTYSAQLRLPLGDQYPYSSFGNLSFPDMMETGKDANFQLSSLDYQINGNFDLPRSVCNNFPPSLVPAAGSCAISMLNDHSYPQPPN, from the exons ATGGGAAGGGTGAAGCTGAAGATTCAGAGATTGGAGACTCTGAATAGCCGGCAGGTTACGTATGGAAAACGAAGGGCTGGAATCTTGAAAAAAGCCCAAGAAATTTCTGTTTTATGTGACATTCCCATTGTACTTATCATGTTCTCTCCATCTGGGAAGCCATCTATATTCTGCGGCCAACGAAG CAACATCGATGAAATGATAGCAAAATACGCGCAACTTACACCAAAAGAAAGGGCAAAGAG GAGGTTGGAGAGCCTTGAA ACTTTAAAAAGAAACTTTAAGAAGCTTGACCAAGATGTTGATATAGAAGAGTTTCTTGATACAAG TACTCCATCTATTGAG GAAATGCAAAACCGAGTAATGTCTCTTCAACTTCAACTCGATGAAGCACGTGAAAGAGTAAG ATGGTGGAGTAATCCTGACACTATTGAAGACGTCGAACACCTGAATCAGATGGAAGATTCTCTCCGGGAATCGCTGAACAGGACTCAAGTAACTAAG GAGAAGATTTTTAAGGAACCACTCATTCAGTTTGATTGCACAAGCCAGGTGTGTGGAGACTTTGGCAGAGTTTACGAGCAAGAACTTCCCAAACCGCAGTTCCCAAACGCCATGCCTTTTCCCTTAGCAACAACCAGTGATCAGGACTGCACGAACCAGTCGTGGCTTCCTGGTGGAGAGGCTCAACATATGATGCTACCGGGGGAACCCCAGTTCTTGGGAAGCCG AGATATGGAATGCTCGAGAGATGCATCCTTCCCAACGTGCTCGGGTTACTTTGCTGATGTGAAAGAACAGGAGCTTGAGAATTCAAGACAGATGAAAACTGAGAGACTAGAGGAGGGCTTGACAGTTGATGATTACACATATTCTGCTCAGTTGAGGCTTCCTCTTGGCGATCAATATCCCTATAGTTCGTTCGGAAATTTAAGTTTTCCCGACATGATGGAGACCGGAAAGGATGCAAATTTTCAACTGAGTAGCTTGGACTACCAGATAAACGGGAATTTCGACCTTCCAAGATCTGTCTGCAACAACTTCCCTCCTAGTTTGGTTCCTGCAGCTGGCTCGTGCGCCATTTCCATGCTAAACGATCACTCTTATCCTCAG CCTCCAAACTAA
- the LOC121787660 gene encoding cyclic dof factor 1-like — translation MKTLKEPEIKLFGRKIYFPENAAAGELSGESSDCDRLLENNREEAESKKQEHRDEEVAEGETSAENSESQITDAPSESDKNPKTPPTDEDSKSEKEEKSETTNSEQKTLKKPDKIIPCPRCNSMDTKFCYYNNYNVNQPRHFCKSCQRYWTAGGTMRNVPVGAGRRKTKNFRHLTISEALHADGFHSLKFKPNGTVLCFGQDSHQMPSTEKKSEESTNAPRNPAMDGFHHRMNGFPWPFPWNPAALPPMQMAMPMPMPYYLWNSGNWNLAAASPESPLGKHSRSGEVVEPEGQRRKSSVVVPKTLRMDDPEEAAKSSIWSTLGIKYDAVSSREGLFKALQAKGGDKKPGKVAAASPLMQANPAALSRSLAFQEGA, via the exons ATGAAGACGCTGAAGGAACCGGAGATAAAGCTGTTCGGTCGGAAGATCTACTTCCCCGAGAACGCCGCCGCTGGAGAACTCTCCGGCGAGAGCAGTGATTGTGATCgcttattggaaaataacagaGAAGAAGCTGAATCCAAAAAACAGGAGCATAGAGATGAG GAGGTAGCAGAAGGAGAAACCAGTGCCGAAAATTCGGAATCACAGATCACGGATGCTCCATCGGAGTCAGACAAGAATCCGAAAACACCCCCGACCGACGAAGACAGCAAGTCGGAAAAAGAGGAGAAGAGCGAGACGACCAACTCGGAGCAGAAGACTCTAAAGAAGCCAGACAAAATCATCCCGTGCCCACGATGCAACAGCATGGACACCAAGTTCTGCTACTACAACAACTACAACGTGAACCAGCCGCGCCACTTCTGCAAGAGCTGCCAGAGGTACTGGACGGCCGGGGGCACAATGCGGAACGTCCCAGTTGGCGCCGGCCGTCGCAAGACCAAGAACTTCCGCCACCTCACCATCTCCGAAGCCCTCCACGCCGACGGATTCCACAGCCTCAAATTCAAACCAAATGGAACCGTCCTCTGCTTCGGCCAGGACTCGCACCAAATGCCCTCTACTGAGAAAAAGAGCGAAGAAAGTACTAATGCCCCGCGGAATCCGGCCATGGATGGATTCCATCACCGTATGAATGGATTCCCATGGCCGTTTCCGTGGAACCCAGCCGCTCTCCCTCCAATGCAAATGGCAATGCCAATGCCGATGCCATACTATTTATGGAATTCCGGAAATTGGAATTTGGCAGCGGCTAGCCCTGAGTCGCCGTTGGGGAAGCATTCGAGGAGCGGGGAGGTTGTGGAGCCGGAAGGGCAGAGGCGGAAGAGCTCGGTTGTGGTGCCAAAGACGCTGAGGATGGACGATCCGGAAGAGGCTGCTAAGAGCTCGATATGGTCGACGCTCGGGATCAAGTACGATGCTGTTAGTAGTAGGGAAGGGCTTTTCAAGGCCTTGCAGGCAAAGGGCGGCGACAAGAAACCGGGGAAGGTGGCAGCAGCGTCGCCGCTGATGCAAGCCAATCCAGCGGCTCTTTCGCGGTCCCTGGCGTTCCAAGAGGGTGCTTGA